A single region of the Actinoplanes sp. SE50/110 genome encodes:
- a CDS encoding SRPBCC family protein, producing MPVVEAVIVVPVTPDVAFAVSQTAAPLRYRWDPFVREQHFIDGATDPGKGVRTFTRSRHGIVMISEYVSFAPPSHVGMKMVRGPWFFDVFAGGWRFAPAPDLPDHTVATWRYHFRCRPAILRPVAERIGTWLLGHDIRRRIEGYARGCEDPEVLAAVRQSLDDHAV from the coding sequence ATGCCTGTCGTGGAAGCCGTGATCGTTGTCCCCGTGACCCCGGACGTCGCGTTTGCTGTATCCCAGACCGCCGCACCGTTGCGTTACCGCTGGGATCCGTTCGTCCGCGAACAGCACTTCATCGATGGCGCGACTGATCCTGGCAAGGGCGTGCGCACCTTCACGCGTTCACGGCACGGCATCGTCATGATCAGCGAGTACGTGTCCTTCGCCCCGCCGAGCCATGTCGGCATGAAAATGGTGCGCGGTCCGTGGTTCTTCGACGTGTTCGCGGGCGGCTGGCGATTCGCGCCCGCCCCGGATCTGCCCGATCACACCGTGGCGACGTGGCGGTACCATTTCCGCTGCCGCCCGGCGATATTGCGCCCCGTCGCCGAACGGATCGGTACGTGGCTGCTGGGCCATGACATCCGGCGCCGCATCGAAGGATATGCGCGCGGTTGTGAGGACCCTGAGGTGCTGGCCGCGGTCCGACAAAGTCTCGACGATCACGCCGTTTAA
- a CDS encoding FadR/GntR family transcriptional regulator, translating into MVVDECIHRIATGEWKEGAVLPTEAELCKLFGFGRSAVREALQALAAKGFVTLRQGSRSTVAPRSDWNQLDAEYLAMRHDGDLLRYLAEAREVVEPAIAALAADRASPAELRRLGELAGESAQLNGADPSRHAEADMAFHEALAHATGNPILVSIHASITGLGRRSGMRTAVMPGAVDRAFAWHRHVVDTVAGGDSPAAADATCTYVRQIGAEPGPTGRVDRIGFAADVPRQISGGAACPGTR; encoded by the coding sequence ATGGTTGTCGACGAGTGCATTCACCGGATCGCCACGGGTGAATGGAAGGAAGGTGCCGTGCTGCCGACCGAGGCCGAATTGTGCAAACTCTTCGGGTTCGGCCGCAGCGCGGTGCGGGAGGCACTGCAAGCGCTTGCCGCCAAGGGCTTCGTCACGCTGCGGCAGGGCAGCAGATCCACCGTTGCTCCGCGGAGCGACTGGAATCAGTTGGACGCCGAGTATCTGGCCATGAGACATGACGGTGACCTACTCCGGTATCTGGCGGAGGCGCGGGAGGTCGTCGAGCCGGCCATCGCGGCGCTGGCCGCGGACCGCGCGTCACCCGCCGAACTCCGGAGACTCGGGGAGCTGGCCGGAGAATCGGCGCAGCTCAATGGAGCTGATCCGAGTCGGCATGCGGAGGCCGACATGGCCTTCCACGAGGCGCTGGCGCACGCGACCGGCAACCCTATCCTGGTGTCCATTCACGCCTCGATCACCGGTCTCGGCCGGCGATCCGGAATGAGGACGGCAGTGATGCCGGGCGCGGTGGATCGTGCGTTCGCCTGGCACCGCCACGTTGTGGACACCGTCGCCGGCGGCGATTCGCCAGCCGCGGCTGACGCGACGTGCACGTACGTGCGCCAGATTGGCGCGGAACCCGGCCCGACGGGGCGCGTCGATCGCATTGGCTTCGCCGCTGATGTCCCTCGGCAGATCTCGGGAGGAGCGGCATGCCCCGGTACGAGGTGA
- a CDS encoding SDR family oxidoreductase, with amino-acid sequence MVNSIQRYPEMQDQVAVVTGAASGIGAAVARDFAAQGCHVALLDADRPALFRLVDALADEVEGALRPIEVDVSDPDAVRSAVGDLTAGWGAISYLVNCTAGLVAAGAHAANEQWDRALAVNVRSAAMLLGECVPHMMPGSAAVHTASIAAREAQPLRWIHDAAKGAIFAMTRCQAFDLAPRGIRVNLVSPGWMGAPEGVRPVPGDGDAGESAWGVHRILPRAGQPCDVARAVLFLCSEDASFISGTEMMVDGGYSVLSAASLRETSRVAGAV; translated from the coding sequence ATGGTCAACTCGATACAGCGCTATCCCGAGATGCAGGATCAGGTCGCTGTGGTGACCGGAGCGGCTTCCGGCATCGGTGCCGCCGTTGCCCGTGACTTCGCGGCTCAGGGCTGCCATGTGGCCCTGCTGGACGCCGACCGGCCCGCGCTGTTTCGCCTCGTCGATGCGCTCGCCGACGAAGTGGAGGGAGCGCTTCGCCCGATCGAGGTGGACGTGTCGGATCCCGACGCGGTGCGAAGCGCGGTCGGCGATCTCACCGCCGGTTGGGGCGCCATCTCGTACCTCGTCAACTGTACGGCGGGCTTGGTGGCGGCCGGAGCCCATGCGGCCAACGAACAATGGGACCGAGCTTTGGCGGTGAATGTTCGCAGCGCCGCGATGTTGCTCGGCGAATGCGTGCCACACATGATGCCTGGGTCGGCGGCGGTGCATACGGCGAGCATCGCGGCCCGCGAGGCTCAACCGCTTCGATGGATTCACGACGCCGCCAAGGGCGCCATCTTCGCGATGACCCGCTGTCAGGCGTTCGACCTGGCTCCTCGCGGGATTCGAGTGAACCTGGTGAGCCCGGGATGGATGGGAGCACCGGAGGGGGTCCGGCCCGTCCCCGGCGATGGCGACGCGGGGGAATCTGCGTGGGGCGTCCACCGAATTCTGCCTCGGGCCGGTCAGCCCTGCGACGTTGCCCGAGCGGTGCTTTTCCTGTGCAGCGAGGATGCGTCGTTCATTTCCGGCACCGAGATGATGGTCGACGGCGGTTACTCAGTGTTGTCGGCCGCAAGCCTGAGGGAAACGTCACGTGTCGCCGGCGCGGTCTGA
- a CDS encoding GGDEF domain-containing protein: protein MAYPLLPGDGLPRCYFDGIGVGGTVAVILGILRNRPRAAGSWWLLAAGQLGTVAGDIMYDYRQAVLHNASWPGPPEALYLTSDLAVAAGLFGLLRRRRRSSDHAAFVDSAIIASAFALLSWIFLIKPAARDASLGRWAQAMMVAFPTVDLLLLAMVACLLTVNGARNTAFFLIISRIAVTLVGDYTWLIADRTSYDPGEVASRLVDIGFLIAYVTLGAAALHPNMVEVGQPTTAPRRPTSAIRLVFLAAAVLIAPVLLAWQARTASGYVPDANAIASGSAGLFLLVVIRMALLLQQVRAQNHLVERQAQRLRELAERDVLTGLPNRRAWDEALPAALNRAARDGSPVTVAILDVDHFKAFNDTYGHPAGDRLLREAAASWRANLREADLIARYGGEEFVALLPGTPLGEATITVDRLRPTTPMGCTFSAGVATWDGHESAAELVSRADRALYRAKHAGRDRV from the coding sequence ATGGCGTATCCGTTGCTGCCCGGTGATGGACTTCCGAGATGTTATTTCGACGGGATTGGCGTCGGCGGCACCGTAGCGGTGATCCTTGGCATCCTCCGCAACCGGCCTCGAGCGGCGGGAAGCTGGTGGCTGCTTGCCGCGGGCCAGCTGGGCACCGTTGCGGGCGACATCATGTACGACTACCGGCAAGCCGTGTTGCACAACGCCTCGTGGCCTGGACCGCCTGAAGCGCTGTACCTGACCAGCGACCTTGCCGTGGCAGCCGGGCTTTTCGGCCTGCTGCGTAGGCGCCGCCGCAGCAGTGATCACGCCGCGTTCGTCGACTCGGCGATCATCGCAAGCGCCTTCGCCCTACTCAGCTGGATATTCCTCATCAAGCCCGCAGCCAGGGACGCCTCGCTGGGTAGATGGGCGCAGGCGATGATGGTCGCCTTTCCCACGGTGGATCTGCTGTTGCTGGCGATGGTGGCGTGCCTGCTCACCGTGAACGGTGCTCGCAACACCGCATTCTTTCTGATCATCAGTCGGATAGCAGTCACCCTCGTTGGCGACTACACATGGCTCATCGCCGACCGGACCTCCTACGATCCCGGTGAGGTCGCCAGCCGGCTGGTCGATATCGGATTTCTGATCGCATACGTCACGCTAGGGGCGGCAGCGCTGCATCCGAACATGGTCGAGGTCGGGCAGCCCACCACCGCTCCGCGACGCCCGACATCGGCGATACGGCTGGTGTTCTTGGCTGCTGCCGTCCTGATAGCTCCCGTTCTACTGGCATGGCAGGCGCGAACAGCAAGCGGATATGTCCCCGACGCGAATGCCATCGCTTCGGGCAGCGCTGGTCTTTTCCTCCTCGTCGTCATCCGCATGGCGCTCCTGTTGCAGCAGGTGCGCGCCCAGAACCACCTGGTGGAGCGACAAGCCCAACGACTGCGGGAGCTGGCTGAACGTGACGTGCTGACCGGCCTGCCCAACCGCCGGGCGTGGGACGAGGCCCTGCCCGCTGCCCTGAACCGGGCCGCCCGCGATGGCAGCCCGGTCACCGTGGCGATTTTGGACGTCGATCATTTCAAGGCGTTCAACGATACTTACGGCCATCCAGCGGGGGACCGGCTGCTGCGCGAGGCCGCAGCTTCCTGGAGAGCGAACCTGCGTGAGGCCGATCTTATCGCCCGATACGGCGGTGAAGAATTCGTTGCGTTACTTCCCGGCACGCCGCTCGGCGAGGCCACGATAACGGTGGATAGGCTCCGTCCGACTACGCCGATGGGGTGCACTTTCTCCGCTGGTGTGGCCACCTGGGACGGTCATGAGAGCGCTGCCGAGCTCGTCAGCCGTGCAGACCGCGCGCTTTACCGGGCAAAGCACGCCGGTCGTGATCGCGTTTAA
- a CDS encoding zinc-binding dehydrogenase, producing the protein MKALIFQGPMRMVVEDVPEPVAAAGELLLRVDAVGICGSDVHGYAGETGRRTAGMVMGHEISATVLELGDGVTGWSSGDCVAVNPVIGCRQCIRCHAGNTNLCPYRRVIGVDSHYRGGYAEQIVVPAANAVPLEAGLWQGALIEPLAVGLQAVRQAGVCRDTEVAVLGAGMIGLAATWAAWRDGARDVFTGDLDATKVRRAERLGAVGLSLSATTLREALEARGVTEIARVVDAIGISATIDSALDMVTPGGTVCIVGMGSPQVQLPAYALTTAERRIVGSFCYSEAHFREAAEALLDGTVPVDLFIDREIGLDEAPEAFRQLASGERATVKTVIRPTGRQAC; encoded by the coding sequence ATGAAAGCGCTGATCTTCCAGGGCCCGATGCGCATGGTCGTGGAGGACGTACCGGAGCCGGTGGCTGCCGCAGGCGAGTTGTTGCTGCGAGTGGACGCAGTCGGCATCTGCGGCTCGGACGTGCACGGTTACGCGGGCGAGACAGGCCGGCGCACCGCCGGCATGGTGATGGGACACGAGATCTCGGCGACCGTGCTCGAGCTCGGAGACGGCGTGACAGGGTGGTCCTCGGGCGATTGCGTTGCGGTGAACCCGGTGATCGGCTGTCGTCAGTGCATCCGATGCCATGCCGGCAATACGAACCTCTGCCCCTATCGTCGTGTCATCGGCGTCGACTCTCACTACCGGGGCGGTTACGCCGAGCAGATCGTCGTGCCGGCCGCCAACGCCGTTCCCCTGGAAGCGGGTCTCTGGCAGGGCGCTCTGATCGAGCCGCTCGCCGTCGGGCTGCAGGCAGTGCGTCAGGCAGGGGTGTGCAGAGACACTGAGGTGGCTGTTCTCGGCGCCGGAATGATCGGCCTCGCCGCGACGTGGGCCGCCTGGCGTGACGGCGCCCGCGACGTCTTCACGGGAGACCTCGACGCTACCAAAGTACGCCGTGCCGAGCGGCTCGGCGCGGTCGGGTTGTCCCTCAGCGCCACCACCCTGCGAGAAGCGTTGGAGGCTCGCGGGGTCACCGAAATCGCCCGAGTGGTCGATGCCATCGGCATCTCAGCGACGATCGACTCCGCGCTGGACATGGTGACCCCAGGGGGCACGGTGTGCATCGTGGGGATGGGCTCCCCGCAGGTGCAGTTGCCGGCGTATGCCCTCACCACCGCGGAGCGCCGGATCGTGGGATCGTTCTGCTACAGCGAGGCACATTTCCGCGAAGCCGCTGAGGCGTTGCTCGATGGCACCGTGCCGGTCGACCTGTTCATCGATCGGGAGATCGGTCTGGACGAGGCGCCGGAAGCGTTCCGGCAACTGGCATCCGGTGAGCGGGCCACCGTCAAGACGGTGATTCGGCCGACCGGCCGTCAAGCCTGCTGA
- a CDS encoding DoxX family protein, protein MTRPAAIPASGSMAYSYFTVHQLHGPLPLRNGGDTPALFCWSFLVIAAGAGSWSIDAWLYHRWADMAPLRN, encoded by the coding sequence ATGACTCGGCCGGCCGCCATCCCGGCATCCGGATCGATGGCGTACTCGTACTTCACCGTGCATCAGCTCCACGGACCGCTGCCCCTGCGGAACGGCGGCGACACCCCGGCATTGTTCTGCTGGTCGTTCCTGGTGATAGCGGCCGGCGCCGGATCCTGGTCCATTGACGCATGGCTGTACCACCGCTGGGCCGACATGGCACCGCTTCGCAACTGA
- a CDS encoding FadR/GntR family transcriptional regulator produces MAKVNLADIVVDDHLRRIAVGELRPGDRLPTEPEMCDAYGMSRSAVREAMHKLAGKGFVTVRQGSGTTIGPREQWNELDPDFVRCGSDTDMLRELVEVHLIEARQALEPVTASLAAIRASEDQRRELRALLVEQEWLGDRDADAQAEADIRFHSALARATHNPLIIAMHASLVTLGRRSRTLAAQTPGGVDRAIAWHTHLVEAVEARDALAATDAMRMHLRQVRGDLQAGGPVDAQGAASGFHPQVSSCS; encoded by the coding sequence GTGGCCAAGGTCAATCTTGCCGACATCGTGGTGGACGACCACCTGCGTCGCATTGCGGTCGGAGAGTTGCGGCCGGGGGATCGCCTGCCTACCGAGCCAGAGATGTGCGACGCCTACGGGATGAGCCGCAGCGCGGTCCGGGAAGCCATGCACAAGCTCGCGGGCAAGGGATTCGTCACGGTGCGCCAGGGCAGCGGCACGACGATCGGACCGCGCGAACAATGGAATGAGCTCGATCCCGACTTCGTGCGCTGCGGCAGCGACACCGACATGCTGCGCGAACTGGTCGAGGTGCACCTCATTGAGGCTCGACAGGCGCTGGAGCCGGTGACGGCGAGCCTGGCGGCTATCCGCGCCTCCGAAGACCAGCGCCGGGAGTTGCGCGCGCTGCTAGTTGAGCAGGAGTGGCTCGGCGACCGGGATGCCGATGCTCAGGCCGAGGCGGACATCCGGTTCCACAGCGCGCTGGCGCGCGCCACACACAACCCGTTGATCATCGCTATGCACGCCTCACTGGTCACGCTGGGCCGTCGTTCTCGCACTCTTGCGGCTCAGACGCCTGGCGGTGTCGACCGGGCGATCGCCTGGCACACGCATCTTGTCGAGGCGGTTGAGGCGCGCGACGCGCTGGCGGCTACCGATGCCATGCGGATGCACCTGCGCCAGGTGCGCGGTGACCTGCAAGCCGGCGGCCCGGTGGACGCGCAGGGAGCGGCTTCCGGCTTCCACCCGCAAGTCTCATCCTGTTCCTGA
- a CDS encoding methyl-accepting chemotaxis protein, whose protein sequence is MLGVLRRLRLRSRLFLAFGLFCLLVAVMTSVGVVESRRQTHVADEVGRLQVLTRDVMQLKFLNADASAWQLGFGWDSSLIGGKAAADPESSNRKGTLEAYELVKRQIAKIEGADLAAGERDSLNAVKKHFADFLSFDNQIVAIMRTGGRSAPQRTADLMNGPAYETFQAVGENIDKLADSVIARSDAAQRETQAAAQRLRTALLIGCGLALVLTVLLGLLLTASIVQPAARVARALRVLAGRDVTPRLPTDGRDELTDMAQAFNEAGDAMRQILSGVGERASSLAAASRGLADVAQRMDTQAFDTSSQATVVAGAADEVSGNVQTMAGAAQEMVSAISEISRSTTSAAGVAAEAVTSAQQTAESVAQLVTASAEIGAIVATITSVAEQTNLLALNATIESARAGDAGKGFAVVASEVKDLAQETARASDDIIAKINAIQRTTEHATAAIGRITDVVMQIAELQENIAAAVEEQSATTDEINRSVSEVALGSQHIADNVASVADIAAATTRDATSTREAARELGDLATDLDTLVASFRY, encoded by the coding sequence ATGCTCGGTGTCTTGCGACGCCTCCGACTGCGTAGCCGGCTGTTTCTGGCCTTCGGGCTGTTCTGCCTGCTGGTGGCAGTGATGACCTCGGTGGGGGTCGTGGAGTCGCGGCGGCAGACACACGTAGCCGACGAGGTGGGGCGACTGCAGGTGCTGACCCGTGACGTCATGCAGCTGAAGTTCTTGAACGCCGACGCCAGCGCCTGGCAGCTGGGTTTCGGCTGGGATTCCTCGCTGATCGGCGGAAAAGCCGCCGCCGACCCTGAGTCGAGCAACCGTAAAGGCACGCTGGAGGCGTACGAGCTGGTGAAGCGGCAAATCGCCAAGATCGAGGGTGCTGATCTAGCTGCCGGCGAGCGGGATTCTTTGAACGCGGTCAAGAAACATTTTGCCGACTTCCTCAGTTTCGATAATCAGATCGTCGCCATCATGCGCACCGGCGGCCGGAGCGCGCCGCAGCGGACGGCGGACCTGATGAACGGGCCCGCCTACGAAACGTTTCAGGCGGTGGGCGAGAACATCGACAAGCTGGCCGACTCAGTCATCGCCCGCAGCGACGCTGCGCAGCGTGAGACACAGGCGGCGGCCCAGCGCCTGCGGACGGCCTTGTTGATCGGGTGCGGGCTGGCGCTGGTGCTGACCGTGCTGCTCGGCCTGCTGCTCACGGCAAGCATTGTCCAGCCGGCCGCCAGAGTGGCCAGAGCCTTGCGTGTTCTCGCCGGACGCGACGTCACGCCACGCTTGCCAACCGACGGCCGCGACGAGCTGACCGACATGGCGCAGGCATTCAACGAGGCCGGCGACGCGATGCGGCAAATCCTCTCGGGAGTCGGCGAGCGGGCGTCCTCGCTGGCCGCCGCGTCCCGGGGACTCGCCGACGTCGCCCAGCGCATGGACACGCAGGCGTTCGACACCAGTTCCCAGGCCACGGTCGTGGCCGGTGCTGCCGACGAAGTGTCCGGCAACGTGCAGACCATGGCCGGCGCGGCTCAGGAGATGGTGTCGGCCATTTCAGAAATCTCCCGGAGCACCACCTCTGCCGCGGGCGTCGCTGCGGAAGCGGTCACGTCCGCGCAGCAAACCGCAGAGTCGGTTGCCCAACTGGTCACCGCCAGTGCGGAGATCGGCGCGATCGTCGCGACGATCACTTCGGTCGCCGAACAGACGAATCTGCTCGCCCTCAACGCGACCATCGAGTCCGCACGAGCCGGCGACGCCGGTAAGGGATTCGCTGTGGTGGCCAGCGAGGTGAAGGATCTCGCGCAGGAAACCGCACGGGCTTCCGATGACATCATCGCAAAAATCAATGCCATTCAACGAACCACGGAACATGCCACAGCGGCGATCGGCCGCATCACTGACGTCGTGATGCAGATTGCGGAGCTGCAGGAGAATATCGCCGCGGCCGTCGAAGAACAGTCGGCCACCACCGACGAGATCAACCGTAGCGTGTCGGAGGTGGCACTGGGCTCCCAGCACATCGCGGACAACGTGGCCAGCGTCGCCGACATAGCCGCGGCGACCACCCGCGACGCCACGTCCACGCGAGAAGCGGCTCGTGAGCTCGGTGACTTGGCCACTGACTTGGACACTCTCGTCGCCTCGTTCCGGTATTAG
- a CDS encoding TetR/AcrR family transcriptional regulator: MVVEIRRTKGREVGRPKDPQRRQDVADAARRAVVRDGLTQVRLRSIADEAGLTAGAVLYYYGNVDALLIEVYHQGVERWCVEREALVRRHDDARLRLRECIETGVADGPDDELGRLLMEFTPRVLHDPTAARLDGEFAQRQADIYAEVLNRGVDQGHFRLSDAAELLAATFVAIEDGRQLDVLSGRISRQESVRTLVSYARAVTSCHIPDTVG; this comes from the coding sequence GTGGTGGTGGAGATTCGCCGGACGAAGGGTCGAGAGGTGGGGCGACCGAAAGATCCTCAGCGGCGGCAGGACGTGGCCGATGCTGCGCGCCGCGCCGTCGTTCGCGATGGGCTCACCCAGGTGCGCCTACGGTCGATCGCCGATGAGGCCGGCCTCACCGCGGGTGCGGTGTTGTACTACTACGGCAACGTCGACGCTCTGCTCATCGAGGTGTATCACCAGGGCGTCGAACGCTGGTGTGTGGAGCGGGAAGCGCTGGTCCGCAGACACGACGACGCACGGCTGCGTCTACGCGAGTGCATCGAGACCGGCGTTGCCGACGGCCCGGACGATGAGCTCGGCCGGCTGCTGATGGAGTTCACGCCGCGGGTGCTGCACGACCCGACCGCAGCCCGGCTCGACGGGGAATTCGCGCAGCGTCAGGCCGACATCTACGCAGAAGTGCTGAACCGCGGCGTAGACCAGGGGCATTTCCGGCTCAGCGATGCCGCGGAGCTACTCGCCGCCACGTTCGTCGCCATCGAGGACGGCCGTCAGCTCGACGTGCTCAGCGGTCGCATCAGCCGGCAGGAGTCGGTGCGGACCCTCGTGTCGTATGCCCGGGCAGTGACCTCCTGCCATATCCCCGACACCGTCGGCTGA
- a CDS encoding DUF4360 domain-containing protein: MSVATVLAGLAGTVSPAAAEPAEPALAVSDLTVLGGGTRDARGNTVGRDVCGPRGTVLPRHALGDGSSAYYAHGDALGAGLDPDRAVTTDLWCTFSLTVTAAQGRAYNLTNLWMAGQSRLAAGTSGTATTSVSSPSGHTNLTTTISGPTTLGENWQLNGLPSDRALIGGCGTAETLVVTQRMHLPRESNGYLSNVADPGWNSTRLMLSSVPCND, from the coding sequence GTGTCCGTCGCCACCGTTCTTGCCGGTCTCGCCGGCACGGTGAGCCCGGCCGCCGCCGAACCCGCAGAACCGGCACTTGCCGTCAGTGACCTCACTGTCCTCGGTGGCGGCACCCGCGACGCCCGCGGCAACACTGTCGGCCGGGACGTGTGCGGGCCGCGCGGCACCGTCCTGCCCCGACACGCACTCGGGGACGGTTCGAGCGCGTACTACGCCCACGGCGACGCCCTGGGCGCGGGCCTGGACCCGGACCGGGCAGTCACGACCGACCTGTGGTGCACGTTCTCCCTGACGGTCACCGCCGCCCAGGGCCGGGCGTACAACCTGACGAACCTATGGATGGCCGGCCAGAGTCGTCTGGCAGCCGGCACCTCCGGCACCGCGACTACCAGCGTCAGCTCACCGAGCGGCCACACCAACCTCACCACCACGATCAGCGGCCCCACCACGCTGGGCGAGAACTGGCAGCTGAACGGCCTGCCGAGCGACAGGGCGCTGATCGGCGGTTGCGGCACGGCGGAGACCCTCGTCGTCACCCAGCGGATGCACCTCCCGCGGGAGTCGAACGGCTACCTGAGCAACGTGGCGGACCCCGGCTGGAACTCCACCCGGCTGATGCTGTCCAGCGTGCCCTGTAACGACTGA
- a CDS encoding SDR family oxidoreductase — MNVVQRYPEMRDQVAVVTGAASGIGAAIAQDFAAQGCRVALLDINETQLHRTAADIAAGAPGTVRPITVDIADSTAVKESLAELVAGWGGISYLASCAVSFVAAGVDATQEQWDRVLQVNVRGTAMVLAACVPYMLPGSAAVNTASISAHVAQPDRWTYNATKGAIVSMTRCQALDLAPRGIRVNVVSPGWIWTPEVLRAAQDDREAWEPVWGPYHILRRLGEPHEVARAVLFLCSDDASFITGTELMVDGGYSALSAEGLGQTSQFAGTA; from the coding sequence GTGAACGTTGTTCAGCGCTATCCCGAGATGCGCGACCAGGTCGCCGTGGTCACCGGAGCGGCATCCGGCATCGGCGCCGCCATCGCTCAGGACTTCGCCGCGCAGGGATGCCGGGTCGCCCTGCTCGACATCAATGAGACGCAACTGCACCGGACCGCGGCCGACATCGCCGCCGGAGCGCCGGGCACAGTCCGTCCGATTACGGTGGACATCGCCGACTCCACGGCCGTGAAGGAGTCACTCGCCGAGCTGGTTGCGGGATGGGGCGGGATTTCTTACCTCGCCAGCTGCGCGGTGAGCTTCGTGGCCGCCGGGGTCGACGCCACTCAGGAGCAGTGGGACCGCGTCCTGCAGGTGAATGTCCGGGGGACAGCGATGGTCCTCGCTGCATGTGTGCCATACATGCTGCCCGGCTCCGCCGCGGTGAACACGGCCAGCATCTCCGCACATGTTGCGCAGCCGGACCGGTGGACATACAACGCGACCAAAGGTGCCATCGTATCGATGACCCGGTGCCAGGCTCTGGATCTCGCGCCGCGGGGGATCCGGGTGAACGTGGTGAGCCCGGGCTGGATCTGGACGCCGGAGGTCTTGCGGGCGGCCCAGGACGACCGGGAGGCCTGGGAGCCGGTATGGGGTCCTTACCACATCCTGCGCCGCCTGGGAGAACCACATGAGGTGGCTCGGGCGGTGCTCTTCCTCTGTAGTGACGACGCCTCGTTCATCACCGGAACAGAGCTGATGGTGGACGGGGGCTACTCGGCCCTGTCAGCCGAAGGGCTCGGCCAGACCTCGCAGTTCGCCGGCACCGCTTGA
- a CDS encoding GGDEF domain-containing protein: MSNLMMIGAAVTATTVAALGFRRLTTSSRRGAALLIGSMVSFAIGQTMYFSYELHPEHGQPFPAPADVAYVCSSLLLVAAIAILAPRQRRRLQTALDAAMIGCALLYVSWALVLGPIVRGGAGSAMEWTLLLLYPIVDLITGSIALLVVAQAGTQYRGPRLTIGLGALALAVGDSGFAYLAHLGLYVSGESVTDAGWVIGYLAMGWGVWYLAAMQERPAGQARARSVASDAGAATVPTRATVVGVTTPYLPFAAALVTTVFLVARDGSVPKELLLLGLGFALLVMVRQVVALWDNILLAGKLRSTVERLQLREQELEMLAFHDSLTGLANRTLFHDRARHALIRQDRLKTSLSVLYIDLDGFKAVNDRLGHAAGDALLVTVAERLRSCVRASDTLARLGGDEFAVLADPMQAVEDVAVIAERIVRCLAAPVSLSNGTAMVTASVGIATREPFSGDLDALLRRADEAMYQAKGGGKNQVVQAR; encoded by the coding sequence ATGAGCAACCTGATGATGATCGGCGCGGCCGTGACCGCCACCACCGTTGCAGCGCTCGGGTTCCGTCGCCTGACCACATCCTCGCGGCGGGGTGCCGCCTTGCTGATCGGCTCGATGGTCAGTTTCGCCATCGGCCAGACCATGTACTTCAGCTATGAACTGCACCCAGAACACGGCCAGCCGTTCCCGGCACCGGCGGACGTCGCGTATGTATGCTCCTCGTTGCTCCTCGTTGCCGCCATAGCGATCCTTGCGCCACGGCAACGCCGGCGTCTCCAGACTGCACTCGATGCCGCCATGATCGGTTGCGCTCTGTTGTACGTGAGCTGGGCACTGGTGCTCGGGCCCATCGTGCGCGGGGGCGCTGGATCGGCGATGGAGTGGACCCTGCTGCTCCTGTACCCGATCGTTGATCTGATCACCGGCAGCATCGCCTTGCTCGTCGTCGCACAGGCCGGCACCCAATATCGCGGCCCACGGCTGACCATCGGATTGGGCGCGCTCGCCTTGGCTGTCGGAGACAGCGGCTTCGCGTACCTGGCTCACCTCGGCCTCTACGTATCCGGCGAATCGGTCACCGACGCCGGTTGGGTCATCGGCTATCTGGCCATGGGGTGGGGTGTCTGGTACCTCGCCGCGATGCAGGAACGGCCTGCGGGCCAAGCCCGCGCGCGTTCCGTAGCCAGCGACGCCGGAGCCGCGACCGTGCCGACGCGGGCGACGGTGGTTGGTGTGACCACGCCTTACCTGCCTTTCGCAGCAGCGCTGGTCACCACGGTGTTCCTGGTCGCCCGGGACGGCTCCGTGCCCAAGGAACTACTACTCCTCGGTCTGGGTTTTGCGCTGCTGGTGATGGTTCGGCAGGTGGTGGCGTTGTGGGACAACATTCTGCTGGCGGGAAAGCTCCGCAGTACCGTCGAACGGCTACAGCTGCGCGAGCAGGAACTCGAGATGCTCGCGTTTCACGACTCGCTGACGGGGCTCGCCAACCGGACACTGTTCCATGATCGAGCGCGGCACGCGCTGATCCGGCAAGACCGGCTCAAGACCTCCCTGTCGGTGCTTTACATCGATCTCGACGGTTTCAAGGCCGTCAACGATCGGCTGGGCCACGCGGCGGGCGACGCTCTGCTGGTGACCGTTGCCGAGCGTCTGCGCTCCTGCGTCCGGGCCTCTGACACACTGGCGCGCCTTGGCGGCGACGAGTTCGCGGTGCTCGCCGATCCGATGCAGGCTGTCGAGGATGTTGCCGTCATCGCGGAACGCATCGTGCGGTGCCTGGCCGCACCGGTATCACTGAGCAACGGTACAGCCATGGTTACCGCCAGCGTTGGCATCGCCACCCGCGAACCGTTCAGCGGAGACCTCGACGCACTGCTTCGGCGTGCCGACGAGGCGATGTACCAGGCAAAGGGGGGCGGCAAGAATCAAGTCGTACAGGCAAGATGA